In the Theobroma cacao cultivar B97-61/B2 chromosome 1, Criollo_cocoa_genome_V2, whole genome shotgun sequence genome, one interval contains:
- the LOC18613860 gene encoding WAT1-related protein At3g30340: MQCCGQWKPVAAMVAVNFALAVTNFLVKKILDEGVSHIIILIYRQAISAVFLAPIAYFWERKSRPKLTARILCHLFLTALIGATLSQYFFLLGLEYTTATFSCAFINMVPAVTFMLALPFGLEKVDIRNKAGGAKVFGTLVCIAGAMVLTLYRGKTLVKSNSRATTHIINYANTMISTKKKERWAIGSILLTVGCIFWSSWFLLQARIGKTYPYQYSSTAFLSFFSAIQSAILSLVAERNFSKWILKGKLELITVTYAGMVASGLCYVGMSWCVKQKGPVFTSAFTPLVQIFVAMFDFFILHGQIYFGSVVGSILVVIGLYILLWGRNSEAEETNQRKQPQVEQEEDRNARSQV, translated from the exons ATGCAGTGCTGCGGACAATGGAAACCTGTTGCTGCAATGGTAGCTGTCAACTTTGCGCTGGCTGTAACAAATTTCCTtgtcaaaaaaattcttgatGAAGGAGTGAGCcatattatcatcttaatatACCGTCAGGCAATTTCTGCTGTTTTCTTGGCACCGATTGCCTACTTTTGGGAAAG AAAAAGCAGACCCAAGCTCACAGCTCGTATCCTATGCCACCTTTTCCTCACTGCTCTTATAGG GGCAACACTCTCTCAGTACTTTTTCCTTCTTGGACTTGAATATACTACGGCAACGTTCTCATGCGCATTCATAAATATGGTTCCTGCAGTCACGTTTATGCTGGCACTACCATTTGG TCTAGAGAAAGTCGATATCAGAAACAAGGCCGGGGGGGCAAAGGTTTTTGGTACATTGGTTTGCATTGCTGGAGCTATGGTACTGACCCTTTACAGAGGAAAAACATTGGTCAAATCAAATTCACGAGCCACAACTCATATCATAAACTATGCCAATACGATGATTTCAActaagaagaaagagagatggGCTATCGGTTCAATACTTCTGACTGTAGGCTGCATCTTCTGGTCATCATGGTTCCTTCTGCAAGCCAGGATTGGCAAGACATATCCATACCAATATTCCAGCACTgcttttttgtctttcttcaGTGCAATTCAGTCAGCCATCTTAAGTTTGGTAGCAGAGAGGAACTTTAGCAAATGGATTTTGAAAGGAAAACTGGAACTAATAACAGTGACTTATGCT GGAATGGTGGCATCAGGCTTGTGTTACGTGGGAATGTCCTGGTGTGTCAAACAAAAGGGTCCTGTCTTCACATCTGCATTCACTCCACTCGTTCAAATATTTGTAGCTATGTTTGATTTCTTCATTCTACATGGACAAATCTACTTTGGAAG CGTCGTTGGATCTATCCTAGTTGTAATTGGTTTATATATCCTGCTCTGGGGCAGAAACTCCGAGGCAGAAGAAACAAATCAGCGGAAGCAGCCCCAAGTAGAACAAGAAGAGGACCGTAATGCAAGGTCACAAGTCTAA
- the LOC18613861 gene encoding ribosome production factor 1 isoform X1: protein MGGKRKKGESEGMEGDNDSKNNNKKMKQKSEILPSSVKNKEKRSAVHAKLKHQKKVEKRKKLKARDAAEKRALELGEEPAPKQIPRTIENAREADETVCMPDDEELFAGNDADEFSSILKRDRTPKILITTCRFNSTRGPSFISELLSVIPNAHYNKRGTYDLKKIVEYANNKEFTSIIVVHTNRREPDALLIIGLPDGPTAHFKLSSLVLRKDIKNHGNPTSHMPELVLNNFTTRLGHRIGRLIQSLFPQDPNFRGRRVVTFHNQRDFIFFRHHRYVFETKESKQSDSKGKKAKDAKGESIAKEKVVARLQECGPRFTLKLVSLQHGTFDTKGGEYEWVHKPEMDTSRRRFFL, encoded by the exons ATGGgcggaaaaagaaagaagggcGAAAGCGAAGGGATGGAAGGAGATAACGATagcaaaaacaataataaaaagatgaaGCAGAAGAGTGAGATACTTCCTTCCTCCGTCAAAAACAAGGAGAAGAGGTCGGCTGTACACGCAAAACTCAAGCACCAAAAGAAGGTCGAGAAACGCAAGAAGCTTAAAGCTCGTGACGCGGCCGAAAAACGCGCTCTCGAGCTCGGAGAAGAG ccTGCACCGAAGCAAATCCCTCGGACTATTGAAAATGCGAGGGAAGCTGACGAGACCGTTTGCATGCCTGATGATGAAGAG cTGTTTGCTGGTAATGATGCGGATGAATTCAGTTCGATTCTAAAGCGTGATCGCACTCCAAAGATATTAATCACCACTTGCCGTTTCAATTCTACA AGGGGACCTTCTTTTATCTCCGAATTGCTTTCGGTGATCCCTAATGCTCATTACAATAAGAGAGGAACATATGACTTGAAAAAG ATTGTGGAATATGCAAATAACAAAGAATTCACGTCAATTATAGTAGTTCACACCAATCGAAGAGAACCAG ATGCTCTTCTAATCATTGGCTTGCCTGATGGACCTACAGCGCATTTCAAGCTTTCAAGTCTGGTTTTGCGGAAGGATATTAAG AATCACGGAAATCCTACTAGTCACATGCCGGAGCTAGTGTTAAATAACTTCACAACTCGCCTGGGCCATCGCATTGGGAG GCTAATTCAGTCACTTTTTCCCCAAGATCCTAATTTTCGAGGACGACGAGTTGTAACGTTTCACAATCAACGAGATTTTATATTCTTCCGACATCACAG GTACGTATTTGAAACCAAGGAGAGCAAACAGagtgattcaaaaggtaaaaagGCAAAGGATGCGAAGGGTGAGAGCATTGCTAAAGAAAAAGTAGTTGCTCGTCTTCAG GAGTGTGGTCCTCGGTTTACGCTAAAGTTGGTAAGTCTACAGCATGGGACATTTGATACCAAAGGTGGAGAATATGAGTGGGTTCACAAG CCTGAAATGGACACCAGCCGAAGGAGATTTTTCTTGTAA
- the LOC18613861 gene encoding ribosome production factor 1 isoform X2 has translation MGGKRKKGESEGMEGDNDSKNNNKKMKQKSEILPSSVKNKEKRSAVHAKLKHQKKVEKRKKLKARDAAEKRALELGEEPAPKQIPRTIENAREADETVCMPDDEELFAGNDADEFSSILKRDRTPKILITTCRFNSTIVEYANNKEFTSIIVVHTNRREPDALLIIGLPDGPTAHFKLSSLVLRKDIKNHGNPTSHMPELVLNNFTTRLGHRIGRLIQSLFPQDPNFRGRRVVTFHNQRDFIFFRHHRYVFETKESKQSDSKGKKAKDAKGESIAKEKVVARLQECGPRFTLKLVSLQHGTFDTKGGEYEWVHKPEMDTSRRRFFL, from the exons ATGGgcggaaaaagaaagaagggcGAAAGCGAAGGGATGGAAGGAGATAACGATagcaaaaacaataataaaaagatgaaGCAGAAGAGTGAGATACTTCCTTCCTCCGTCAAAAACAAGGAGAAGAGGTCGGCTGTACACGCAAAACTCAAGCACCAAAAGAAGGTCGAGAAACGCAAGAAGCTTAAAGCTCGTGACGCGGCCGAAAAACGCGCTCTCGAGCTCGGAGAAGAG ccTGCACCGAAGCAAATCCCTCGGACTATTGAAAATGCGAGGGAAGCTGACGAGACCGTTTGCATGCCTGATGATGAAGAG cTGTTTGCTGGTAATGATGCGGATGAATTCAGTTCGATTCTAAAGCGTGATCGCACTCCAAAGATATTAATCACCACTTGCCGTTTCAATTCTACA ATTGTGGAATATGCAAATAACAAAGAATTCACGTCAATTATAGTAGTTCACACCAATCGAAGAGAACCAG ATGCTCTTCTAATCATTGGCTTGCCTGATGGACCTACAGCGCATTTCAAGCTTTCAAGTCTGGTTTTGCGGAAGGATATTAAG AATCACGGAAATCCTACTAGTCACATGCCGGAGCTAGTGTTAAATAACTTCACAACTCGCCTGGGCCATCGCATTGGGAG GCTAATTCAGTCACTTTTTCCCCAAGATCCTAATTTTCGAGGACGACGAGTTGTAACGTTTCACAATCAACGAGATTTTATATTCTTCCGACATCACAG GTACGTATTTGAAACCAAGGAGAGCAAACAGagtgattcaaaaggtaaaaagGCAAAGGATGCGAAGGGTGAGAGCATTGCTAAAGAAAAAGTAGTTGCTCGTCTTCAG GAGTGTGGTCCTCGGTTTACGCTAAAGTTGGTAAGTCTACAGCATGGGACATTTGATACCAAAGGTGGAGAATATGAGTGGGTTCACAAG CCTGAAATGGACACCAGCCGAAGGAGATTTTTCTTGTAA